Part of the uncultured Desulfobacter sp. genome, AACCCGGTTCCCCAGCCTCAAAGAGCTGTATTCCGATCTTGTGGGCGGAAACTGGGATCTTGATCCGGAACAGACCATGGCATATGAGGTGGGTGCTGCCCACACATTTACCGGTAATATCAGGACAAATCTGGTTTTCTTCTATAATGACGTGGAGGATCTGATCGATATGATCACGGTTGACGGGGATAAAGTCTACGTCAATATCAACGAAGCGGTGATATACGGCGCCGAAGCCGGGATCTCCATACCGGTTACCGATCGCATGGATGTCAACCTGAACTACACCTATATGTCCACGGAAGATAAGTCCAACAATGGAAGGGATCTGGAAGGGCGCCCCCGCCACCGGATTAACCTGGGAGTGGGATACCGGTTTTCCTTCGGGCTGACCGCTGATCTGAACACCTCTTATAATTGTCACCAGTACTGGGAAAATTCAGACACCTATGCGTGGGAGAAACTGCCGGATTCTTTTCTGGTGAATCTGAAACTGACCCAGAAACTGCCGAATATTGGCAAGATGGCCCCGGAGGTCTTTGTGCTGGGCACCAACCTGCTGGACGAGGATTATTATGAAACCAACGGCCCTGAACCTGGATTTAATTTCCTGGTCGGTATGAATTTGAAGTTTTAGGAGAATGCCATGAGATGTATGATCTGCGAACACAAGTGTGACATTCCCATTAATGGAACAGGGCGGTGCAAGATGATTATGGCGGATGCCGGCGGCATACGCGAAAAATATCCCGACCGTTACCTGGCTGCCGTGGACACCGCCATCGAGTCCATGCCCATGGTGCACTACCACCCCAAAGGCACCTTTCTCCAGGTGTGTACCGTGGGGTGCAACTTCGACTGCCCGGGCTGTGTGTCCGAAATTCTCACCGATCACTTAAGCGCCATCAAGGGGCAGTTCCAGCAGATGTCTCCGGAACAGATACTGGACCTGGCGGAACAGACCCATGCCCAGGGGGTAATGTTCTGTTTTAACGAACCCACGATCTCTTTTTTTACATTCATGCGCCTGGCCCGCATGGCAAAGGAAAGAGGGCTGTCCGCCGGGTGTGCCACCAACGGGTACATGACCGAATGGGCGTTGAAAAAACTTGTGCCCTTTCTTGATTTCGTGAATATCGGCATCAAGGGTTCTGCGCCTGATGTATGCAAAGCGTGCGGGATTAAAGACGCCGGGCCTATTTTTCGGAATATCAAACTTCTCCATCAGCACGGCGTTCATGTGGAGATTTCAGCTGTATACCGCAAAGGCCGGGAAGATGAAGTCGAAAAGACCGCCTGGAATATTGCCGCTTTATCCAGACAGATTCCGTTCCAGCTCATGCGGTTTTTGCCCTTCGGCAACGGAGAGCCCGGAGACGAACCCACAGTGATGGCAGCCGAGGCCCTTTGCCGGCGACTGCAACAGCATCTTGACCATGTCTATCTGTTTAATACGCCCGGCACCTCTTTTCTTGACTCGGTCTGTCCCAGGTGCGGGCATACCATCATGTCCCGGGGATTTTTCGGGCCCATGTGTGCGAATCTTTACGATTATCAGCCCCAGGGCAAATGTGACTGCGGCTATCAACTGCCGCTGGAAGGAAGAATCCACGAAGAAGACCAGCATCGTATTTCAGGGTATTTCGGCGGTTACCGCACCGTGAACGCCATGAACATGATCCGCGGGATTTTGGCGATTTTAAATATGAAGGACAAGGCCGTTGCCGATACGGTCATGGCGGATGCGGTGCAAACGGATCTCATTGACGGTCTGTATGCCAGGCTGAACCGGATTGATGACTACCTTGACACGGTGGATGACTTTGCCCGAAAAACAGGGACGCAAAAAAAAGCGGCCCAATACCGGGAATATGTTGAACACCGGATCCAGCGGATCAGGGAGCTGACCTCAGATATTCCCAGGCCCAGGGTATACTTCTGCCTGGGGCATCCCCTGATCGCCATGTTCGGGGAAAAGATGGAATCGTGTCTGGCCGAGACCGCCGGTGCGGAACTCACCAATCTGGATCTGAACCGGGAGAAACGACCGGGTATTGCCATAGATCCCCAGGCCTTTGCGCGCATGGCGCCCCAGATCATTGTGGTGGCGGATACCCTGGCCTGGCCGCCTTCGGACGTCATTGGCTGGTGCCAAGAGAATAACCTGTCTGCCCCGGCCCTTGAAAACGGTAAGGTATTCGGCCTGCATCCCTTTCGCAGCTCCACCAATCCGGACTGGATATTAGGGCTCATGGCGCTGTGCAATATTATTCACCCGGATATTTTTGACCATGACCTTGAACAAGAGGCTAACGATTTTTACAAAACATTTTACGGACATCCCTTTAATAACGGCCAGTCGCCCCAACTTCCCTGGAAGGAGAACTTAAATGACTGAAACAAATTGGACCAAAACAAGAAACCCCAAATTTGACAAAGATGGTGCACGTCACATGGACCGGATCGCCAAGACGGCATTTAAACCTATCTATCCGGTGATTGCCAAAAATGCCATTGATGTTACCGGCGTGATGCGGGGCCGGTGCCTGGACATGGGCACAGGCCCCGGTATGCTGGCCATTGCCGTGGCAAACGCTGCGCCTGATATGGCGGTGACCGCCTTTGACTTTAGCGATGACGCCCTGGAAATTGCCCGGGAAAATATTCGTGAGGCGGGCCTTGAAGGCCAGGTAACCACTGCAGCTGGCGATGTGCATGCCATGCCCTTTGAAACCGGGGAATTTGATCTCATTGTCAGCCGGGGATCCATGTTTTTCTGGGCGGATTTGGAAGATGCGTTCAGCCAAATTTTAAGGGTCCTTTCCCCAGGTGGCAAAACCTATATCGGCGGGGGATTCGGAAGTCGTGAGCTCAAAGCCCACGTCATCCAGGAGATGGCCAAGATCGATCCCTCCTGGGACTGCTACGCCAAGAAGAAAAGCGGCGGCGACGGCATCAGGCGGTTTGAACGTATGTTTGATGAACTTAACTGCAGCGACTACCAGATCATTGATGATGACACAGGTTTCTGGATTGTGCTGTCGAACATGGCCTAGGCTTATGTGATCCTAACCTGGAATCTCAATGCCTCCTTGAGTTTTTGTATCGATATTGTTATTCTTTTTTTACGCTTTCATTGTGTATTAAACCACCTGAATCAATAAATTATTTTTAGATAAGTTTAATGTGTGCTGCCTTTTTGGGGCTTGTTTTATCAAGCCCCAAAAGTAGTCAGGCACAAGCGTAATAAGGAGATCTATATGGATATGAATGCATTTATTCTGGGGATTCCCAAAGCGGAACTGCATCTTCATATTGAAGGGACCTTGGAGCCTGAGACATTGTTTCGCCTGGCCAAAAGAAACAATATTTCCATTAAGTTCGATTCTGTGGACGAACTGCGGCAGGCCTATCAGTTCAATAACCTGCAGTCTTTTTTGGATATTTATTACGCAGGCGCAGGCGTCCTTCAAAATGAGAGCGATTTTTACGAACTGACATGGGAATATCTGCTCAAGGCAAAAGATCAAAACGTCCGTCACGTTGAAATCTTTTTTGATCCCCAGACCCATACCGAGCGGGGCATTGCCTTTGAAACGGTCATCACCGGGATTTATCAGGCGTTGTTGGATGGGGCCCGGGATCTGGATATCTCCTTTTGCCTGATCATGTGTTTTTTACGTCATCTGTCCGAACCCGAGGCGATGGAAACCCTCTCCCAGGCTTTGGAATTCAAAGATAAGATTACGGCTGTGGGCCTTGATTCCTCCGAAACCGGGCATCCACCGTCCAAATTCAGTCGTGTTTTTGAAAAAGCACGAAAAGAGGGCTTTATAACCGTGGCCCATGCCGGAGAGGAGGGGCCGCCGGAATATATATGGGAAGCCCTTGATGATCTTAAAGTCCAACGTATTGATCATGGGGTGAGAGCCCTTGAAGACACCTCGCTTATCAATGAACTCAAACACCGGCAAATCCCGTTAACGGTATGCCCCCTCTCCAATATTAAGCTGTGTGTGTTTGAAGAGATGAAAGAACATAATTTTAAGCAACTGTTTGACCAGGGCCTTTGCCTGACGGTCAATTCAGATGATCCTGCATACTTTGGAGGATATGTTGCTGAAAATTATCTGGCCGTACAAAACGCGTTTCAGCTGACGCCGAACGATATTGCGCAGCTGGCGATCAACTCTTTTAATGCGTCTTTTATCAGCCGGGATAAAAAAGAGTCCTATATTGATCAGATAAATAGATTTATGGCGGAATAAACCAACACCTTTTAAACGTATCATCACCGGCCCCGGCGCTTTGTCTTAAAGGAAAATATTGTTTACGGGCATGAAAATAAAACAGTCTTTGTTCAACGGCTTTCAAGCTGTGCTGACCATTTTCTTTGTGCTGCCGTGGTCAAATTCGTTTGTATGTGCACAGGATCAAGGGCGGCTCAATATTTTGGTCATCAATTCCTGTCAACAACCAACAGCCGAAACATAGTAAGCGATATTTAAACCCCATCTACCGCCACGCCCAGCGAGCCCATATAATGCCTCCAAACTAAAAGGAGGCGACCCCATGCCAAGATCAAGAAAAGCAACAAATGAAAGACTTAGCAGTTACTGGAAATCAAACATCGAACGCTGGGAGGCATCAGGGCTGACCCAGACAGAATATTGCAGACGCAATGACCTGTCCAAGGACAGGTTCACATATTGGAAAAGAAAATTTAAAGGACAGGATCGTCCTGTGGAATTCATCCAGTTGCCGATGCCTGCCAATATTCATACGACCGGGTTGAAGTTGAACCTTGGTCAGGGGGTACAAATAGAAATCCCGGACGGTTTCACCAGCGAGACGCTTGAAAGGGTTCTTGCAGCCTTGAGAGCTATCTCATGATGAACTTTCCACCAGACACAAAAGTCTATCTGGCTGTGGGTACTACTGACATGCGCAAAGCGATTAACGGCCTTTCCATTATCGTAAGCGAACGAATGCAGTTGGATATATTTTCAGGGTCCCTGTTTGTGTTCTGCAACCGAGCACAAACCATTTTAAAAATTTTATACTGGGATAAAAACGGTTTTTGCCTGTGGCAAAAGCGTCTTGAAAAAGACCGGTTCAAATGGCCGAATTCACCAAAAGATGTCATGGATATTACAAGCCGGGAACTGACCTGGCTGGTCGATGGACTGAATATAAATCAGGCTCATAAGCCCCTAAAATACTCTATGATTTTTTAGGCGAAAAACTATAAAAAACCCCTTGGTTATGGTATATACAGCCCATGACAAGAGACACTCTCAAAGATGCTGAAAGCCTGGATGAAGTCAAAGAAATCGCTCTGAATTTGTTTGATGAAAACATAATTCTTCAAGAGCAGATTAAATCCCTCCAGGACAGACTTTTTGGTCGTAAATCAGAAAAAACGCCCAAAGATGGCGAACAAATGTCTCTTTTTGATATGCCGGAACCCGATCTTTCGATTCTGAATGAAGATGATACCGTCACCATTACAGAGCATTCCCGCAAAAAACGCGGCCGCAAACCACTGACCGCAGATCTTCCCCGTGTCGATGTTGTTCATAAACTCAGTGAGAATGACAGAAAATGCGATTGCGGCTGCTTGAAAGATAAAATCGGTGAAGAAGTCTCTGAGCAGCTTGATTACATCCCAGCCAAGGTTCGGGTGATTAGAAATATCCGGTATAAATACGCCTGTAAAAATTGCGAGGGGGTTGAAGATGAAGGCCCCACCGTATCTATTGCCAGGATGCCGGATCAGATTATTCCCAAAAGTATTGCCACTCCGGGACTGCTTGCCCATATCCTGACCGCCAAATTTGCAGATGCTTTGCCGTTTTATCGTCAAGAAAAGCATTTTGCCAGAATCGGCATTGAGCTTGCCAGATCAACCATGTGTAAATGGGGCATGAAAGTGGCAGATGCCTGTGAAATTATCATCGGCATGATGAAGGACGACATCCTGGCCAACCCCATGATTGGTATTGATGAAACTCCTCTCCAAGTTTTAAAGGGACCACGGAAATCCAAATCTTATATGTGGATTTTCAGGGGTGGACCACCAGACAAGCCGATTATCCTGTTCGAATATCACCCGACACGGTCTGGGGATGTGGTTTCAACATTTTTGAACGGTTATAAGGGCATCGTCCAGACGGACGGATATGCTGGGTATGATTTCCTGGATACCAAAAAAGATATTGTTCATGTTGGGTGCTGGGTTCATGCTCGTCGGAAGTTTAAAGAGGTAACAAAAGCGCTTGGCAACAAGGCAAATTCTTCCGGAAATGCCGGTTCGGCATTGTTGTATATCAGCAAGCTTTATAAAATTGAAAAAGAAGCACGGGAACAAGGGTTTTCTGCGGAACAATTGTACAATAAGAGACAATCCCAGGCGGTTCCAATTCTTACCGAGTTTAAGAAGTGGCTTGATGATAGAGTAAACAAGGTTCCTCCCAAAAGCCTGCTTGGCAAGGCGATCAATTATACCATCGGCCAATGGCCCCGATTGGTCCAATACACAACTGAAGGGTTCATTCGACCGGACAACAATTTGGTTGAAAATGCCATCCGGCCTTTTGTCATCGGTCGTAAAAACTGGCTGTTTTCTGATACGGTTCAAGGTGCAAAGGCGAGTGCGGCAATTTACAGTTTGATAGAGACTGCAAAATCCAATGGACTGGAACCGTACTGGTATCTCAAGTACCTGTTTCAGCATCTGCCTGAGGCAATGACAAATGATGATTTTCAAGCGTTGCTCCCCTATAATGTGAAAAAAGAAAAAATTTCTGAATCTGTCCCGTGTTGAGTGGGGTTAAAACACCGCTTACGAAACATAAAAAATTATCCAGTGCAATCATTGAAGAAAATGTTCGCCGGGCAATCGAAAAAATAAAAGGCAGCCAAATCCTCCTGGTTGAAGATAATGAGATCAACCAGGAAGTGATTCAAGCACTTTTAGTCCCCAGCAATATTCGTGTGGAAACAGGCGCCAATGGACTGCAATTGCTTGATATAATAGAGGATGATGGATTTGGCGGTGTTTTGATGGACTGCCGGATGCCGGTCATGGATGGGTATGAAGCCACCCGGGAAATCCGGGTCCAGGAAAAATTTAAATATTTACCCGTCCTTGCCATCACTGCCAATGCCATGGTGGGGGACAGGCAAAAGGTGCTGGACGCCGGCATGAACGATCATATTGCCAAACCCATGGACCCGGACAAAATGTTTTTGACCATGGCCAAGTGGATCCCAGGGAAAAACATTTAATGACGGAACCTTGTCCCCCTTACTCTTGATAATAGCGGTCTTTTTCACTGTAAATACAGCCGCAATACTGCTGGCGGTACATGTCCAGGGCTTTTGAGGTCTCTATGCCCTGTTTCCAGCCTTCACGAAAATCCTGGTAAATGAATTTCAACCCGTATTGTTTGGCAAGGCTTTGGCCGATTTCCGTGATCAGGGCATGGTTCTGGAATTTTGAATAGAGCAGGGTGGTGGTAAAGCCGTCAAATTTGCCTTTTTTGGCAACCAGGGCACTGGCTTTAAGTCGCGCGTGATAGCAGTATCTGCATCTATTCTGTTCCCTGAATGTAACGGCGCGCAAAAATTCTTCAAGTTCGTACCCCTTTTGCCATATCATTTTCAGATTCATCTGATCGGCATAGGCCTGCAAGGTTTCTTCTCGTTTCATGCACTCGGTGAACGGATGAATATTGTGCCGGTAAAAATAGCCCATAACCTCCATATCCATGCCCCGCAACACCTCAAGGGGATATATGGTGCACGGGCCGCAGCAGGCGTGCAGAAGAACTCTCACAATCTTGCTCCAAAGATGGCGGTACCCACGCGCACCAGGGTTGCCCCTTCTTCAACTGCCACGGCAAAATCGTTGCTCATGCCCATGGATAAATGGGTCATGTCCGTATGGGGAAGGTTGAGTCGGTCAATATCTTTGCTGAGCTGTTTGAGCTGTTTGAAATAATCTCTTGCCTCTTCCGGGTCATCGAAAAAGGGGGGCATGCACATCAGTCCGGAAACATGCAGGTTATCAAATTGGCTGACCTGTTTTGCGATCTCCACAATTTCGTTTTCCCGGGCACCGGATTTGGTTGTTTCCCGGGCAATATTTACCTGGAGCAGAATATCCTGGGTTTTGCCTATTTTTTCAGCCTGGCGGTTGATCTCCTTGGCCAGTTTGACCTTATCCACGGTGTGAATCAGGTCAAAATACTTGACCGCAAATTTGGCTTTGTTGGATTGAAGATGTCCGATAAAATGCCAGGTGGCCGACTCCCTGCCAAGGATGTCGATTTTTTCCATGGCTTCCTGGATGTAATTTTCTCCAAAGTCCCTGTGCCCTGCGTCAATGGCCTCTTGGATCATGTCGGACGGTTTTCTTTTGCTCACGGCAATAAGGGTCACATCGGATGCATTCCGCCCGCTTTTTTGCGCGGCGGCAAAAATTTTATCATGAATTTTTTTTATTTTGGATTGAATCTGCATGACTATTTATTCTTTCTTAAAACTGATTGCCCCTAAAGATGTCAGGGCATCAATGAGTTCACACACGGGCAGGCCCACAACGTTGGTATAGGAGCCGGATATCTCTTTGACCAGAAAGGCGCCAATACCTTGAATACCATACCCTCCGGCCTTGTCATAGGGCTCGTTGGTGCCTGCGTACCAGTTGATTTCATCACTGGACAAGTCCTTAAACCGTACCTGGGTGTTTACAACCCGGGTCACCACGTCATCTCCCTTGGCTTTCATAATGGTGAAGGCTGTGAATACATTGTGTTTTCTGTTGCTGAGCCGGCTTAACATACTCTTGGCCTGCTGGTGGCCGACAGGTTTTCCTAAAATGGTATTATCAAGGGCCACAATCGTGTCCGCGCCGATGATCCAGGCGTCAGGATAGCTGGGTGCCACGGCCTGGGCCTTTATTTTGGACAACAAACTAACATAATTTTCTGGGGCGATACCCACATCAACTTTAGACTCATCGATATCCGCCACATGAATTTTAAAATCTATACCTGCCTGGGTCATCAGTTCTTTTCTGCGCGGTGAGCCCGAGGCAAGAATAATTTCTTCTTTGTTTATATGTTTCATGGCCCCCTATGTATCACAATTGGTGGCCATTCAGAAACCGCCTTTTTGGCAAAATTGTTTCATTGAATGTTATTTTAAGGTTGGAAATGCGGGGGGCTCCGCTAAAAAAAGCTTAAGCATAGCTGTTTTGAAAAACGACATATTGATTTTTCGTCTTTTTGGCCTCGTACACGGCTTTATCTGCGCACTGCAAAAGTGTTTCGGCGTCATCTGCTGAAGATTATGATGTGTCATAATACCTTGTATTCAAAGATTAAAATTATACGGTATCTTCCAGGGTAAAACAAATGCATTCTCCAGGTATGTCCGTCCTTGACAGGATTTTTACGGTAGTGGTACATGTGAAACATGCAGAAATTTTTAATTGATAAAGACGCGTTAGGCGCGGGCAGGGTCCTCATCCAGGGCCAGGATGCCAAACACATATGCAAGGTGCTCAGGCTAAAGCCCAAAGATACCGTTTCCATGACCGACGGCCATGGTACCGACTTTACAGGGTGCATAGAAAAAGCCGCTTTGGACTGTGTGGAAGTGTCAATATTAACCGAGCAGAAAAGCCACACCGAGTCCGCCCTTGATCTGACCTTGTGTACGGCCATGCTTAAACACAACAAGATGGATGAGATCATCAAACAGATTACCCAGCTTGGGGTAACCCGCTGGATTCCTTTCTATTGCAAAAGATCCATACCATTGTCGGGCCAAAAAAGGGAGACAAAGCAGATTGAGCGGTGGCAGACCATTGCCAGAGAATCTTTGAAGCAGTGCCGGCGATCCCGTCTTGTGGACATTATGCCGCCCATGGATTTTCAACAGGTTCTGGACTTTTCAAAGGGGTGTTCCCATCGATTTGCCTTCTGGGAAGCCTCGGATCACCCCCTTGCCGGAACCATTTTCCATGGGGCCGGCAAAGCGGTTATCCTGATCGGGCCCGAAGGGGGATTCGAGGCGCAGGAGATCCAGGATGCCGTTGACGCAGGGTTTACAAGCTATTCCCTTGGACCCAGAATCCTGAGGGCTGAAACGGCTGCAGTCTCGGCCTGTGCGTTAATTCAGTATCTGCTGGGTGATATGGGCGGGGCCTGGGAATAACATTCTTAATGCGGTTCTAATTTTTTGCTTGACTTGAACGGCCAAAGAACATATAAAAGCTGACGTTGTTGACGTGCCCAGGTAGCTCAGTCGGTAGAGCAGGGGACTGAAAATCCCCGTGTCAGCAGTTCAATTCTGTTCCTGGGCACCACGATTATAAAAGCTTTCAGCGGTCTTCGTTGAAGGCTTTTTTGCTTTTAAAATTTCTTGCAAAAAACGTCCATACAATTTTTTTTTAAAACGGTTTCATGAAGCGTCAGATCGCCATGACCGCATTGTCATAATCCCATAAAAAGACGGTTACGGCTGCGCCCCCCAAAAGGATTAAAAGGCTGCCGACGATAAAAACGTAGGATACGCCGATCCAGTCGAGGATAAGTCCGGAAAGGATGGGGGAAACGATGAATCCCAGCCCCCAGGCCGCATCGTTGAGGCTCATAATAGATGCCATGCCCATGGTCTGTCCGAGCCGGCCGGTGATGACCAGGCCGCCGGGTAAAGACAGGCCGTTGGCCATACCCATGAGAATATTTAGGATCAGAATCGGAATAAATCCGTGAACAAAGGGCATGCCCAGGACGGTTATGCCGCAGGCAAAGGTGCCGTAAATGATCAGATGTTTGGGATTGATCCGGTCGGCAAGCCCGCCGCTTGCCCGCTGGAGAAAGGCAATCAAAAAGATATTCATGGTTAAAATGACGCCAACCTGGGAGCTTGATAGTTCTAACTGCATGGCTAAAATGGGCAGAAACGTATACACCGATCCCTGGCCCGAGGCTGCGAAAAAACGCATAATAAAGATGCCGGCGGCGGTTTTGTTGGCCATTATTTTTGTGAATGGGTAGGGCTTGGCCCGCTTTATATCTCCAAGATGGGCTTTGTCCGCAGGCAGGAAAACTACCACGATTAAAGCGGTGATCAGGGCCAGGCCTCCCATGATGTAAAAAGCGGCGTTAAAGCCGAGGGTGTCCCGGATTGTACCGCCCATGACAGGGCCGAAACCCAGACCGATCATGATGGCCATGTTCAACGTTCCCATGTAGACCCCAAGCTTTCGAGGCGGTGCAATGTCCGCCGCCAGTGCCATGGCCACCGGCACCACCAGAAGTGAGGCCATACCGTGAAACAGCCTGATCAGGATCAGGGTTTCGGCATTTTCAGGCAGTACATAAAAAACAGAGAGGAGTGCATAGATGAACAGGCCCGATGCAATGAACCGTTTTCTTCCCCATCTATCCGATATCTGTCCGCTGAAAGGGCTTAAAATAGTTCTTGAAATATTGAAACTGGCAACGATCAGGCCCACCAGAAAACCCCCGGCCCCAAGCTCCACCGCATAAATCGGGATCAAAGGCCAGATGATGCCAAGCCCCATCATCGACACCCCCACGGCAGCAGACAGGATAAAGAGAATAGCAGATTTGTTCATTGGGGGGCTTCCATATGTTCATTGGGGTCGGTTGCATTAATCAAGACCCAGATTGTCGTAAAAATGCCGGCGTTTCATCCGGTACAGCGCTTTGTCTTCTTTGACCAGGTACCAGTATTTGTCGTTTTTGTCATCAAAACATTCAAAGAGCCCGGTATAATCTTCTATGTCCGTTACATCACACACCCTGGAAACATCATCGTTGAACCGACGGCATACCGAAACCCAGTCTTCGGTTTCTGCGTCTTTTTTAATGGTGATTGCCTTTGAGGTTTCATCAAATTCAGCCTGGATACATTGCATGTCGATACCTCCGGATTTTGAAATTACAGGGTCAAACGGCCCTTGGTTATGGAAATTCTTTTTGCAGAACAGCTTTTTATTGGAGAAAGTTTATCAAAAATTCGAAGGGTTTTAAAACATTTAGTTGAGTCAATTTAATCGTCTTGGGAAATAGGCCTGAAACATCGAAGGGCCGATGATTGTCAGTTCAGCTTTTTTTTGATATTGAAAACGGCACGCGGTACAAGGCGTCATACAAATAACAGCCATGGGCTGACCTGACATATCAGCACTGAAGGACAGCCCACAACGAAGATTGAAAGAACTCAGTAACTTACTGAGATTTTTCATATAAACAACAAACATAAAAGATAGAGAATAGATCACATGAAATACTCACAGGCAAAACAGGGAAGAATATACGTTATTCGTCTTGAAGACGGAGATATCATTCACGAAGAACTTGAACGGTTTGCCAAAGAGAAATCTATAAAAGCCGCGGCGTTAACCATTCTCGGCGGGGCGGACGAAAAAAGCAGGCTGATTGTTGGACCCGAACATGGCCGGACACAGACCATTACCCCCATGGAACTTGTTCTCAACAATGTGAATGAAATCGTGGGAACCGGTACGATTTTTCCCAATGAGCAAGGCGAAGCAAAATTGCACATGCACATTGCCTGCGGCAGAGAAGAATCAACCGTAACCGGATGCGTACGCAACGGTGTCCGGACATGGCACATATTGGAAGTGATCCTTTTTGAGTTGATTGAGACCGACGCTGTACGTGTGTTTGATCCAACCACAGGGTTTGAATTGCTCAATCCATAAAAACGTATTCGTTTATTCTTTTATTAGGGGAGATTGGTATTCGATCCAATTTCCCCTGTTGTCTCGGCGGTCTGTGCCGGACCTGCAATCTGGATTAATCCGTTTTTCAATGCCCGTATAATTCACCGGGTTGCGTCTGCGGCGATCTGTTCCGGACCGTCTTTCGTCCCGGCCTCTACGCTCTTGGTTTTTTTCCATGGTGATACCCTCCTTTGCCTTACGGAATTTGACGAGGATATCAAAATTATAATGGGTAGAACGGCCTCTGTCAAATAGACGGCTGCCTGGTGCAAGTGTTCGTTTGTAGTCAAGTACCTCCGGCAGAGCCGGAGGCTTGAATTTATGAACCGCTCA contains:
- a CDS encoding response regulator, which codes for MSGVKTPLTKHKKLSSAIIEENVRRAIEKIKGSQILLVEDNEINQEVIQALLVPSNIRVETGANGLQLLDIIEDDGFGGVLMDCRMPVMDGYEATREIRVQEKFKYLPVLAITANAMVGDRQKVLDAGMNDHIAKPMDPDKMFLTMAKWIPGKNI
- a CDS encoding class I SAM-dependent methyltransferase; translated protein: MTETNWTKTRNPKFDKDGARHMDRIAKTAFKPIYPVIAKNAIDVTGVMRGRCLDMGTGPGMLAIAVANAAPDMAVTAFDFSDDALEIARENIREAGLEGQVTTAAGDVHAMPFETGEFDLIVSRGSMFFWADLEDAFSQILRVLSPGGKTYIGGGFGSRELKAHVIQEMAKIDPSWDCYAKKKSGGDGIRRFERMFDELNCSDYQIIDDDTGFWIVLSNMA
- a CDS encoding adenosine deaminase, producing MNAFILGIPKAELHLHIEGTLEPETLFRLAKRNNISIKFDSVDELRQAYQFNNLQSFLDIYYAGAGVLQNESDFYELTWEYLLKAKDQNVRHVEIFFDPQTHTERGIAFETVITGIYQALLDGARDLDISFCLIMCFLRHLSEPEAMETLSQALEFKDKITAVGLDSSETGHPPSKFSRVFEKARKEGFITVAHAGEEGPPEYIWEALDDLKVQRIDHGVRALEDTSLINELKHRQIPLTVCPLSNIKLCVFEEMKEHNFKQLFDQGLCLTVNSDDPAYFGGYVAENYLAVQNAFQLTPNDIAQLAINSFNASFISRDKKESYIDQINRFMAE
- a CDS encoding radical SAM protein, with amino-acid sequence MRCMICEHKCDIPINGTGRCKMIMADAGGIREKYPDRYLAAVDTAIESMPMVHYHPKGTFLQVCTVGCNFDCPGCVSEILTDHLSAIKGQFQQMSPEQILDLAEQTHAQGVMFCFNEPTISFFTFMRLARMAKERGLSAGCATNGYMTEWALKKLVPFLDFVNIGIKGSAPDVCKACGIKDAGPIFRNIKLLHQHGVHVEISAVYRKGREDEVEKTAWNIAALSRQIPFQLMRFLPFGNGEPGDEPTVMAAEALCRRLQQHLDHVYLFNTPGTSFLDSVCPRCGHTIMSRGFFGPMCANLYDYQPQGKCDCGYQLPLEGRIHEEDQHRISGYFGGYRTVNAMNMIRGILAILNMKDKAVADTVMADAVQTDLIDGLYARLNRIDDYLDTVDDFARKTGTQKKAAQYREYVEHRIQRIRELTSDIPRPRVYFCLGHPLIAMFGEKMESCLAETAGAELTNLDLNREKRPGIAIDPQAFARMAPQIIVVADTLAWPPSDVIGWCQENNLSAPALENGKVFGLHPFRSSTNPDWILGLMALCNIIHPDIFDHDLEQEANDFYKTFYGHPFNNGQSPQLPWKENLND
- a CDS encoding IS66 family insertion sequence element accessory protein TnpB, which codes for MPRSRKATNERLSSYWKSNIERWEASGLTQTEYCRRNDLSKDRFTYWKRKFKGQDRPVEFIQLPMPANIHTTGLKLNLGQGVQIEIPDGFTSETLERVLAALRAIS
- a CDS encoding epoxyqueuosine reductase QueH — its product is MRVLLHACCGPCTIYPLEVLRGMDMEVMGYFYRHNIHPFTECMKREETLQAYADQMNLKMIWQKGYELEEFLRAVTFREQNRCRYCYHARLKASALVAKKGKFDGFTTTLLYSKFQNHALITEIGQSLAKQYGLKFIYQDFREGWKQGIETSKALDMYRQQYCGCIYSEKDRYYQE
- a CDS encoding IS66 family transposase translates to MTRDTLKDAESLDEVKEIALNLFDENIILQEQIKSLQDRLFGRKSEKTPKDGEQMSLFDMPEPDLSILNEDDTVTITEHSRKKRGRKPLTADLPRVDVVHKLSENDRKCDCGCLKDKIGEEVSEQLDYIPAKVRVIRNIRYKYACKNCEGVEDEGPTVSIARMPDQIIPKSIATPGLLAHILTAKFADALPFYRQEKHFARIGIELARSTMCKWGMKVADACEIIIGMMKDDILANPMIGIDETPLQVLKGPRKSKSYMWIFRGGPPDKPIILFEYHPTRSGDVVSTFLNGYKGIVQTDGYAGYDFLDTKKDIVHVGCWVHARRKFKEVTKALGNKANSSGNAGSALLYISKLYKIEKEAREQGFSAEQLYNKRQSQAVPILTEFKKWLDDRVNKVPPKSLLGKAINYTIGQWPRLVQYTTEGFIRPDNNLVENAIRPFVIGRKNWLFSDTVQGAKASAAIYSLIETAKSNGLEPYWYLKYLFQHLPEAMTNDDFQALLPYNVKKEKISESVPC
- the tnpB gene encoding IS66 family insertion sequence element accessory protein TnpB (TnpB, as the term is used for proteins encoded by IS66 family insertion elements, is considered an accessory protein, since TnpC, encoded by a neighboring gene, is a DDE family transposase.); its protein translation is MMNFPPDTKVYLAVGTTDMRKAINGLSIIVSERMQLDIFSGSLFVFCNRAQTILKILYWDKNGFCLWQKRLEKDRFKWPNSPKDVMDITSRELTWLVDGLNINQAHKPLKYSMIF